TTCCTTGAAGAGCTCCCTTGTCCTCGGCACTTTGCTCATAATCCCGGTGAGATCGAATACTATAGGCATCTGACGCGCAAGCTCCCAGTCAGAGACGTATATTTTTCCGTCTCGGCTCATGATCATATTTTCGGTCGACAGGTCGCCGTGACCGATGCTTAACGGCATAAGGGCTTCGCTCTTTAATATCTCCACACACCTTTTGATGAAATCCCTTTTGCCCATCCATCGATCACTCCATTCAATCATCTCCATCGCCTTGAGGATGGTGTCCTCTGCCCCGGACGGATCTGTAACTTCACCTATACCCTTAAAGACAATTCCGTATCCCTCGTACATCCGCCAAAGCTCCTCCGTCAGGTCCCTCAGAATCAGCTCCTCATCCCTTATGGGATCAACCACCCGGCCGGGGATGATCTTCTCTGTAAAAAACGGCGGATCGCCTTCGAGTTCAT
This genomic window from Candidatus Zymogenus saltonus contains:
- a CDS encoding phosphotransferase, translating into MIGKTRSRENMENEIKVREKVLTLKSVNISEIIRYELEGDPPFFTEKIIPGRVVDPIRDEELILRDLTEELWRMYEGYGIVFKGIGEVTDPSGAEDTILKAMEMIEWSDRWMGKRDFIKRCVEILKSEALMPLSIGHGDLSTENMIMSRDGKIYVSDWELARQMPIVFDLTGIMSKVPRTRELFKERIDDLAVNNREKNILSFQDQHFLSVITVILQWEHSLRYTERIERGKDTFLRKLNNSFGLANEIL